The window GCCATGGCCCTTGGTAATCGGGTCGAAGGTGCCTGGATACAACACTCGGTTCATCGCGTCGTCCTGGTCGGAGTCCTTTGGGGAATCGGATGGTATCGCAGCAATCCCGATGGGCCAAGTCGGCGTGCTGAAGGCGAAGGTCGTATTGCTATCGAAATTCGGTGTTACAGCCTGGCAAGAACCTGTAGGAGCTGCCGAAGGCTGCGAAAGCGGTATTCCTGAAAAACCGCCGTTCGCAGCCTTCGGCAGTTCCTACAGGGCCTACTCAGCGGATAAACAATTTATAGACCAGCTTCTGGATCGCCTTGCCATACGGAGGATAGATCAACCGGGCTGCATTCAGACGCTGCTTGATCAGTACGCCCTTGGCTTTGCTGAACGTCAGGAAACCCTCCCGGCCGTGGTAGTGGCCCATGCCTGAAGGGCCAACGCCACCAAACGGTAAGTCATCCTGAGCGACATGCAGCAAGGTGTCGTTCAGGCAAACTCCGCCGGAATGAGTCTGCTCCAGCACGCGCTGCTGTTCGGCCTTGTCGTAGCCGAAGTAATACAGCGCCAGTGGGCGAGGGCGCTGATTGATGTAGGCAAATGCCTCATCAATTCGCGAATAACTGACGATCGGCAGCAGCGGGCCGAATATTTCATCTTGCATGACCAGCATGTCGTCGCTGACATCCAGCAGCAGGCAGAAAGGCATGCGTCGACCCTGACCGGCTGGGTACAAGGAAATGACGCTGGCACCCTTGCCGGTGGCGTCGTCCAGGTAGTGATTGAGCCGCGTCAGCTGTCGCTGATTGATGATGGCCGTGTAGTCCGGGTTATCTGCCAGTGTCGGATAAAACCCAAGCACGGCGTTTTTGTAAGCCTGGATGAAGCCTTCGACCCGCTCTTGAGGGATCAGCACGTAATCCGGCGCGACGCAGGTTTGCCCGGCGTTCAGGGTTTTACCGAAAGCGATGCGCTCGGCGGCGTCTTTGAGCTGTACATCGCGGGACACAATGGCAGGAGATTTTCCGCCCAGCTCAAGGGTGACCGGTGTAAGGTTTTCCGCCGCAGCGCGCATCACATGCTTTCCCACGCTGGTCGCGCCCGTGAACAGCAAGTGATCGAACGGCAAGCTGGAAAACGCGATGCCCACCTCCGCCTCGCCCAGCACGACGGCAACCAGATCTTCCGGGAAGACCTGCGCGAACAGACGCTTGAGCAACTCACCTGTGGCGGGCGTCGACTCACTGAGTTTGAGCATCACTCGGTTGCCCGCCGCGAGTGCGCCAATCATGGGGCCGACGGCGAGAAACAGCGGGTAATTCCACGGCACGATGATCCCGACCACGCCCAGCGGTTGATACACCACCTTGGCGGACGCCGGCTGAAAGGCAATGCCCACTTTGCGCCGGGACGGTTTCATCCATTTTCTCAGCTGTTTGCGTGCATCCTTGATGCCGAACAGGCTGGGCATGATTTCGGCCAACAACGTTTCATCGGCGCTGCGATGGCTGAAATCACTGCTGATGGCGTCGATCAACGCCTGTTTCTCGTTGCAAATCAGATAATGCAGAGTGGCCAGCCATTGCAAGCGCTGGCCATGCGTCGGCATCGGGTTGCCCGCAAACGCTTTACGCTGCACGGCAAACACCTGCTCAAGTTCACTGGGCGGTTGAGTCGAGTCTGGCAACCAGGCGAGTTCGGCAGGCATGTGGCAATTCCCTTTGTCCTTGGCGTTGTTCACTGGTTTTAGAGTGATTGCTCTATAAAGTCAAATCCGCCCAATGGTCAATGGCTGATCCGCGTTTAACGAAGACCACCTGCTGTTGCTCACTGCCAATCCTTGGAGGCTTCGGCCAGCATTTCATGAATCATCTCCCCGAAGCGCTGGGTTAGCAGGCTTCGTGGGCGATCGGCGGGCAGCAGCGAGTAGGTCGAAAAACGAATCTCTGGCCGGAATGGACGGGTCTCGATGCCGGTGTGCAGGTACTCCAGCGCTACCATCGGGCTGACAATGCTCACGCCCAGGCCCAGCCCGACCAGTGAACAGACCGTCGCCGCATAGGGCGTCTCCAGGTTCAATTTGCGGTGGCCTTTGCCGTCGGGGAAGGCCCGGTCGACTCGGCTTCGCGAGCCGTCGTTCTGCGACAACGAAATAAACTCCTCCCCCTGCAGATCGTCGGGTCCGATGGATTTGAGCCCAGTCAGCCTGTGCCCTTTGGGAAACACACAAACGCCTGGCACGTCACAGATCAGCTGCGAGGTGACCCCGGGCATGTCCTCGCCGATGTAAGACGCCAGGCCGATGTCGCAAAACTGCGACGCCGCCCAATGCGCAACCATGGGCGAGTCGCTGGTGTGGATCGAGAGGGTAACGTCGGGGTTCTCTTGGCGAAAACGCTGGATAACCCGTGGCAAGAAAGTCAGGGACAGGGACGGCACCGCACCGATTCGCAGCCGCCCCGTGCCGCCCCGACGGATGTTCTGCGCTGACTTTTCCAGGCTCTGCAAGCCAATGAACGCACGCTGCACATCGGCGAACAGCGACGCCCCTTCGTCGGTAGGTAACAGGCGGCCACCGACCCGCTCGAACAGCTTGAAGCCGCTGCTGCGCTCCAACTGGCCGATCAAGCGGCTGATGTTGGGTTGTGAGGTGTGTAATGCCTCGGCTGCAGCAGTCATTGAGCCGCTCAGCATCACGGCCCGGAAGGCTTCGACTTGTTTGAAGTTCATGGCAGGCCATATCAATTTGGTATGGGAGGCCAATGTATTGTCATTTGTTGGCATGTTCCAGAGGCTTTATAACTGTTTGCGAGATCGACCTACCCGCGAAGACGGACGCGATCCCACAGCTGCACCTCCATCTTCTTGTTCTGCCCTTGAATTCATTGCGTCGTCTCGTGCCCCTGGCCAGTCGTCGCTGCTATGTAACCAGGAGGCATCATGTCGTTTTCTTTCAAAAAACTGGGTAGTGCGTTGGCTTTCTCGTGCGTTTCACTGGCGGGAACGGCGCAGTTGCAGGCGGCCGAGCTTCCTGCTGTTCCCGATGAAATCAAAGAGGCTGGGCAATTGCGCGCAGGCGTGCGTTGTGACCAGCCACCCTATGGTTTCCAGGATGGCAGCGGCGACTTCGCCGGTGTTGAAGTGGAAATGTCCAGGCAGATCGCGCTCTGGGCGTTGGGCTCCAAAGACAAGGTGACTTTCACCTGTGTCACGGCTGAAAACCGAGTACCGCAGCTGTTGGGCCGCAAGGTCGACTTTTTGATCGCCACCCTCGGCGTGACCCCTGAGCGTCAACGCGTGATCGACTTCACCAAGCCCTATCGCTGGGGGGCCAGTGACGTGGTGGTGAAGAAAGACAGCCCGATCAAGAAAATCACCGACCTCAATGGCAAAACCCTCGCCACCCTGAAGGGTTCGGTGCAGGCCAAGTGGTTTGAAGACCACATGCCCGAGGTCAAGACCCTGCGCATGAACAGCGCAGCCGACGCTTTGCAGACCTTCCGCCAGGGCCGTGCCGACGCTTATACCCACGATGCCGCAACACTGGTGGTCGTGGCAGACAATGACAAAGACGCACGCCTGCTGAATGAGCCATTCCAGATTTCCGACGCCGCCATCGGTGTGCGTAAAAACGAAGATCAATGGCGCGATTACCTGAGCGCGGCCGTTGCCCGCATGCACGATGAAAAGTTGTTTCGGGTGTGGGTCAAGCAATACGTCCCGACCAATATCCAGAACTATTACCTGAGTGTCTTCGAGCAGGCCAAACCTGCTGAAGCACTGTGACCGGGCGCCAGTCATGGATTTCGATGTCAACTACCTGATTGAACAGTGGCCCGCGCTGCTGGACGGCGTACTGATGACATTGCGCGTCTCGATGCTGTCCATCGTGTTCGCGTTGCTCATCGGTGTGCTGGGGGGCGCGGCGCGGGTCATGAAGGTGCCCGTGCTGGCGCAGATTGTCGTGCTGTAT of the Paucimonas lemoignei genome contains:
- the peb1A_1 gene encoding putative amino acid ABC transporter periplasmic solute-binding protein, which codes for MSFSFKKLGSALAFSCVSLAGTAQLQAAELPAVPDEIKEAGQLRAGVRCDQPPYGFQDGSGDFAGVEVEMSRQIALWALGSKDKVTFTCVTAENRVPQLLGRKVDFLIATLGVTPERQRVIDFTKPYRWGASDVVVKKDSPIKKITDLNGKTLATLKGSVQAKWFEDHMPEVKTLRMNSAADALQTFRQGRADAYTHDAATLVVVADNDKDARLLNEPFQISDAAIGVRKNEDQWRDYLSAAVARMHDEKLFRVWVKQYVPTNIQNYYLSVFEQAKPAEAL
- the lysR_1 gene encoding putative transcriptional regulator, LysR, translated to MNFKQVEAFRAVMLSGSMTAAAEALHTSQPNISRLIGQLERSSGFKLFERVGGRLLPTDEGASLFADVQRAFIGLQSLEKSAQNIRRGGTGRLRIGAVPSLSLTFLPRVIQRFRQENPDVTLSIHTSDSPMVAHWAASQFCDIGLASYIGEDMPGVTSQLICDVPGVCVFPKGHRLTGLKSIGPDDLQGEEFISLSQNDGSRSRVDRAFPDGKGHRKLNLETPYAATVCSLVGLGLGVSIVSPMVALEYLHTGIETRPFRPEIRFSTYSLLPADRPRSLLTQRFGEMIHEMLAEASKDWQ
- the calB gene encoding aldehyde dehydrogenase, with product MPAELAWLPDSTQPPSELEQVFAVQRKAFAGNPMPTHGQRLQWLATLHYLICNEKQALIDAISSDFSHRSADETLLAEIMPSLFGIKDARKQLRKWMKPSRRKVGIAFQPASAKVVYQPLGVVGIIVPWNYPLFLAVGPMIGALAAGNRVMLKLSESTPATGELLKRLFAQVFPEDLVAVVLGEAEVGIAFSSLPFDHLLFTGATSVGKHVMRAAAENLTPVTLELGGKSPAIVSRDVQLKDAAERIAFGKTLNAGQTCVAPDYVLIPQERVEGFIQAYKNAVLGFYPTLADNPDYTAIINQRQLTRLNHYLDDATGKGASVISLYPAGQGRRMPFCLLLDVSDDMLVMQDEIFGPLLPIVSYSRIDEAFAYINQRPRPLALYYFGYDKAEQQRVLEQTHSGGVCLNDTLLHVAQDDLPFGGVGPSGMGHYHGREGFLTFSKAKGVLIKQRLNAARLIYPPYGKAIQKLVYKLFIR